A genomic stretch from Dehalococcoidales bacterium includes:
- a CDS encoding DUF503 domain-containing protein yields MNVGICRISLRLPENSSLKGKRQVVKSITGRVSNRFNVAIAEVDSHDLWQSITLGICCVSNSKQHSNETLSRVVNFIIESRFEVEMLDYEIELISVL; encoded by the coding sequence ATGAACGTCGGTATCTGCAGGATTAGCCTCCGCCTACCGGAAAACAGCTCACTTAAGGGCAAGCGGCAGGTGGTAAAGTCGATTACCGGCCGGGTGAGCAACCGCTTTAATGTCGCTATAGCTGAGGTCGATAGCCACGACTTGTGGCAATCAATCACCCTGGGAATTTGCTGCGTCAGCAACAGTAAACAGCACTCTAACGAGACCCTCTCCCGGGTGGTGAACTTTATTATCGAGAGCCGTTTCGAGGTGGAGATGCTTGATTACGAGATTGAGCTCATCTCCGTCCTCTAG
- a CDS encoding DEAD/DEAH box helicase has translation MMDTATFLNYLTAQPGYSGQIAHVEHIPAREARYAETDKPLPDRLHDCLGKHGLLPLYTHQVETIDHAREGRNIMVSTSSASGKTLCYNIPVMERILTERASRALYLFPTKALAQDQLRNLRTTYCPDLLRTEELDTFDGDTPRVERAEIRKRARIILTNPDMLHLGILPNHRYWSSLLRNLRYVVIDEAHNYRGVFGSQLACVLRRLRRLCCLYGSDPRFICCSATIANPVEHIEKLVGVNFSLVDSDGSSHGEKDFVFWNPPLIDESKSIRRSANSEATELFTSLVSQHIRSLTFARTRRLTELIYVYSQRRLAQSNRILSEKIKPYRAGYLPEDRRRIEQDLFNGKLLGVVATNALELGIDIGDLEATVLTGYPGSIASTWQQAGRSGRGESKSLSFLIALDNPLDQYLMQHPGQFFGKNFENAIVNPANPYILGAHLLCAAWELPLSKSDEQFFGTTFSREKEMLERDGLLRERRGRWYLSPAISYPAQGVNIRSTSGESFAIIDTQTASLLETVESSVAFFQIHPGAIYLHQGESYLVTRLDLSGRTAYAEPTTAAYYTQTKETTDLHITRTIRSRNCGKVKVFLGEVEVTTTVVGFKKKAQFTEEVIGEEMLELPPQRFATIALWFDLPPGAMARLEEEELDPAGGLHAVEHAAVGILPLFALCDRNDIGGVSTLLHPDTGRAQIFIYDAHPGGIGIAEKGFDLTGELWQTTLRLIKECPCQEGCPSCIQSPKCGNNNKPLDKRAAMVLLDGLIAER, from the coding sequence ATGATGGATACAGCCACCTTTCTCAACTATCTTACTGCCCAACCCGGCTACAGCGGTCAGATTGCTCACGTCGAGCATATTCCGGCCCGCGAGGCAAGATATGCCGAAACGGACAAGCCACTGCCCGATCGTCTTCATGACTGCCTCGGCAAGCATGGGCTATTGCCGCTATATACTCATCAGGTCGAGACGATAGACCATGCCCGGGAGGGCAGGAATATTATGGTATCAACCTCAAGTGCCAGCGGTAAGACCCTGTGTTATAACATTCCCGTAATGGAGAGAATACTGACCGAACGGGCCAGCCGTGCCCTCTATCTCTTTCCAACCAAGGCGCTGGCTCAGGACCAGCTGCGTAACCTGCGCACAACATACTGCCCCGATTTACTCCGGACGGAGGAACTGGATACCTTTGACGGTGATACACCCCGGGTAGAGCGGGCCGAGATAAGAAAAAGAGCCCGGATAATACTGACCAACCCTGACATGCTCCACCTCGGTATCCTGCCCAACCACAGATACTGGTCGAGCCTACTGCGAAACCTCCGCTATGTTGTGATAGATGAAGCCCACAACTACCGCGGCGTTTTCGGCTCCCAGTTAGCCTGTGTGCTGCGCCGCCTGCGCCGTCTCTGCTGTCTCTATGGCTCGGATCCCCGGTTCATTTGCTGCTCGGCGACGATAGCCAACCCCGTTGAGCACATCGAGAAACTGGTCGGGGTAAACTTCAGCCTTGTCGACAGTGACGGTTCATCACACGGAGAAAAGGACTTCGTCTTCTGGAATCCTCCCTTGATAGATGAGTCAAAGAGTATACGGCGCAGCGCCAACAGCGAAGCAACCGAGCTGTTTACCAGCCTGGTGAGCCAGCATATCCGCAGTCTTACCTTCGCCCGTACCCGCCGGCTTACCGAGCTTATCTACGTCTACTCACAGCGGCGTCTTGCCCAGAGCAACCGCATCCTGAGTGAGAAAATCAAGCCGTATCGCGCCGGCTATCTCCCCGAAGACCGTCGCCGCATAGAGCAGGACCTATTCAACGGTAAACTGCTGGGCGTGGTCGCCACCAATGCGCTCGAACTGGGAATAGACATCGGCGACCTGGAAGCTACCGTACTTACCGGCTACCCGGGCAGCATCGCCAGCACCTGGCAGCAGGCAGGCCGGAGCGGGCGCGGTGAGAGCAAATCGTTAAGCTTTTTGATTGCTCTGGACAATCCCCTCGACCAGTACCTGATGCAACACCCCGGTCAGTTTTTCGGGAAAAACTTTGAGAATGCCATAGTCAACCCGGCCAATCCCTATATTCTAGGGGCCCATCTGCTCTGCGCCGCCTGGGAGCTGCCGCTCAGTAAGAGTGACGAGCAGTTTTTCGGCACCACATTTAGCCGGGAAAAAGAAATGCTGGAGAGAGATGGCCTGCTCCGCGAGCGGAGAGGCAGGTGGTACCTCTCCCCGGCCATAAGCTATCCGGCCCAGGGTGTCAACATCCGCTCTACCAGCGGCGAGAGCTTTGCCATTATCGATACCCAAACGGCTTCCCTGCTGGAGACGGTAGAGTCAAGCGTAGCCTTCTTCCAGATACACCCCGGCGCTATTTACCTTCACCAGGGAGAGTCCTATCTGGTGACCAGGCTCGACCTCTCCGGGCGTACCGCCTATGCCGAGCCGACCACCGCCGCCTATTACACCCAGACCAAAGAAACTACCGATCTACATATTACCAGGACGATCCGCAGCAGAAACTGCGGAAAGGTAAAGGTATTCCTAGGTGAGGTGGAGGTTACCACCACCGTAGTCGGTTTCAAAAAGAAGGCGCAGTTCACCGAGGAGGTAATCGGCGAAGAAATGCTCGAGCTACCGCCCCAGCGCTTTGCCACGATAGCACTGTGGTTTGACCTGCCTCCAGGGGCCATGGCACGGCTGGAGGAGGAAGAACTGGACCCGGCTGGTGGACTGCACGCTGTTGAGCACGCTGCGGTCGGCATTTTACCTCTTTTCGCCCTCTGCGACCGTAACGACATCGGCGGTGTTTCCACCCTGCTTCACCCTGATACCGGCAGAGCCCAGATATTCATCTACGACGCTCACCCCGGCGGCATCGGCATTGCCGAGAAGGGTTTTGACTTAACCGGAGAACTGTGGCAAACTACACTGAGGTTAATCAAAGAGTGCCCCTGCCAGGAGGGTTGCCCCAGTTGTATTCAATCACCCAAGTGCGGCAACAATAACAAGCCGCTGGACAAGCGTGCCGCAATGGTACTGCTGGACGGACTGATAGCAGAGCGCTAG
- the lgt gene encoding prolipoprotein diacylglyceryl transferase has product MINISIDPVAFTIGTHEVRWYGIIVALAVVVMILWAYSRISKIKETLTVPPDIMLAPIGIASGMAGAKLVHIMESWQYYVEHPAEAFSGGGLAIYGGVIGATLGIWLYLRFSSLGKERIRDFFAVADLIAPGIILTQAIGRVGCLVNGCCWGKPAAEWVPWSVVYTHPNSYAPLNIPLHPTQAYETIFALVCFVILLKLTGRLKPDGSVFMVYFIMYSAWRIAIGFLRDAHAYFAFSLSQAQIISIVVLAVSVFILIYRRHRFRKTEKTSA; this is encoded by the coding sequence ATGATAAACATCAGCATCGACCCGGTAGCTTTTACCATAGGCACACACGAAGTCAGGTGGTACGGTATCATCGTCGCCCTGGCGGTAGTTGTGATGATCCTCTGGGCATACAGCCGGATATCTAAGATAAAGGAGACCCTGACTGTACCCCCCGATATTATGCTAGCCCCGATCGGCATTGCTTCGGGAATGGCCGGCGCCAAGCTGGTCCATATTATGGAGAGCTGGCAATACTATGTAGAGCACCCGGCGGAGGCATTCAGCGGTGGCGGCCTGGCGATATACGGCGGCGTCATCGGTGCTACCCTGGGCATCTGGCTTTATCTTCGCTTCAGCAGCCTCGGCAAGGAAAGAATAAGGGATTTTTTCGCCGTCGCCGACCTGATAGCGCCGGGGATAATACTGACCCAGGCTATCGGCAGGGTGGGGTGCCTGGTAAACGGCTGTTGCTGGGGTAAGCCGGCGGCAGAATGGGTGCCCTGGAGCGTGGTCTATACCCACCCTAACAGCTATGCCCCGCTCAACATACCCCTCCATCCTACTCAGGCTTACGAAACCATTTTTGCCCTCGTCTGCTTCGTAATACTGCTCAAGCTCACGGGGCGGCTCAAGCCGGATGGTTCTGTTTTCATGGTCTATTTCATCATGTATTCGGCATGGCGCATCGCTATCGGATTCCTGCGCGACGCGCATGCTTACTTTGCCTTCAGCTTAAGCCAGGCACAGATAATCTCGATAGTGGTACTTGCGGTAAGCGTATTCATACTCATCTACCGCAGGCACCGCTTCAGAAAAACAGAAAAAACCTCCGCCTGA
- the rpsU gene encoding 30S ribosomal protein S21 gives MPLEVSVREGETQDSLLRRFQRMVQMGGILREAKAHRYFLSKRDAARLKAKKNAKRKRIGR, from the coding sequence ATGCCGTTAGAAGTATCGGTACGTGAAGGCGAGACCCAGGACTCATTGTTGAGGCGCTTTCAACGGATGGTGCAGATGGGTGGTATCCTTCGTGAGGCGAAGGCCCACCGTTATTTTCTCTCCAAGAGAGATGCCGCCCGCCTGAAGGCGAAAAAAAATGCCAAGCGTAAGAGAATTGGCAGGTAA
- a CDS encoding zinc-ribbon domain containing protein — MSFEDKSIQCSDCGATFTFSAEEQEFFASKGYTNDPKRCPSCRQARKAERYGNSDYGYRPRRQMFPAVCAECGKDTEVPFEPREGRPVYCSECYSKTKVRE; from the coding sequence ATGAGCTTTGAGGACAAGTCAATCCAGTGTTCCGACTGTGGTGCCACCTTTACCTTCAGCGCCGAGGAACAAGAATTCTTCGCTTCAAAAGGCTATACCAACGATCCCAAGCGCTGCCCTTCTTGTCGTCAGGCAAGAAAGGCGGAGCGTTATGGGAATAGTGACTACGGTTACCGGCCTCGGCGCCAGATGTTCCCTGCGGTATGCGCCGAGTGTGGCAAGGATACCGAAGTCCCGTTCGAGCCTCGCGAAGGTAGACCGGTCTACTGCAGTGAGTGCTACAGCAAAACTAAAGTACGGGAGTAA
- a CDS encoding J domain-containing protein — MAGKDYYQTLGVKRDATEKDIKQAYRKLARKHHPDVNPGDKTAETKFKEINEAFEVLSDKEKRKKYDRFGDQWQYADQFAQSGYRTTSEGFQQGGAGFHFEEADLGSIFNELFRGNRSQTYRRQARSRPGQDIDHPVEVTLEEAYHGSTRILGIEANEPCSGCQGSGLIQGVPCSACRGSGVVPHLKRLEVKIPPGVRDGSRVRVTGKGGQGYGGAANGDLYLVISVKPHSQFQRSGDNLHVEVGVPLTVVVLGGEIQVPTLKGKLALKIPPETQNGSTFRLSGQGMPHLGRLSHGDLMAKVNVILPTKLSNREKELFNQLREIRPD, encoded by the coding sequence ATGGCAGGTAAAGACTACTATCAGACTTTAGGAGTCAAGCGGGATGCCACTGAGAAGGATATCAAACAGGCCTACCGCAAACTGGCACGCAAGCACCATCCCGATGTTAACCCCGGTGATAAAACGGCGGAGACCAAGTTCAAGGAGATAAATGAAGCCTTCGAGGTCCTCTCCGACAAGGAGAAAAGAAAGAAATACGACCGGTTCGGCGACCAGTGGCAGTATGCCGATCAGTTTGCCCAGTCAGGATACCGGACAACGTCCGAAGGTTTCCAGCAGGGTGGTGCCGGTTTTCACTTTGAAGAAGCTGATCTGGGCAGCATCTTCAATGAACTGTTCCGGGGCAACCGCAGCCAGACCTACCGCCGCCAGGCCCGGTCGAGGCCAGGCCAGGATATCGACCACCCGGTAGAGGTAACTCTGGAAGAAGCCTATCACGGCTCGACCCGCATCCTGGGTATCGAGGCCAACGAACCCTGTTCAGGCTGCCAGGGCAGCGGACTGATACAGGGCGTACCCTGCTCGGCATGCCGCGGCTCGGGGGTGGTACCCCACTTGAAGCGTCTCGAGGTCAAGATTCCGCCCGGGGTCAGGGACGGGTCACGGGTACGTGTTACCGGTAAAGGAGGACAGGGTTACGGCGGCGCGGCTAATGGCGACCTTTATCTGGTGATATCGGTAAAACCACATTCACAGTTTCAGCGCAGCGGCGATAACCTGCATGTAGAGGTCGGCGTTCCGCTAACCGTGGTTGTACTGGGGGGAGAGATCCAGGTGCCTACCTTAAAGGGCAAGCTGGCACTGAAAATCCCGCCGGAGACTCAGAACGGCAGTACTTTTCGCCTGTCCGGACAGGGTATGCCCCATCTGGGCAGATTATCCCACGGCGATCTGATGGCCAAGGTAAACGTGATACTACCAACCAAACTATCGAACCGGGAGAAAGAGCTGTTTAATCAGCTAAGGGAAATCAGGCCGGATTAA
- a CDS encoding MerR family transcriptional regulator: MNSEDNEPRYGISIAAKMIGVRTHTLRYYERIGIIEPHRSRGNIRLYSSSDIAIVRRAKTLMDDLGVNLAGIEVILRMLEQMSELQSRLEDAEAELRSFREVDGT, translated from the coding sequence ATGAATTCAGAGGATAACGAACCGCGATACGGAATCAGTATCGCCGCTAAAATGATTGGCGTTCGAACCCACACGTTGCGTTATTATGAGAGAATTGGCATAATAGAGCCGCACCGGTCCCGTGGCAATATACGCCTCTATTCCAGCAGCGATATCGCGATAGTGCGTCGGGCGAAGACTCTGATGGACGACCTGGGAGTTAACCTGGCCGGAATAGAGGTTATCCTGAGGATGTTGGAGCAGATGTCCGAGTTGCAGTCCCGCCTGGAGGATGCAGAGGCAGAACTGAGGAGTTTCCGGGAGGTAGATGGCACATGA
- a CDS encoding AAA family ATPase has protein sequence MRQEKFTEQAQEALALSQEIVRQYHHSQWDVEHILLALLRQEAGLVGEILTDLGVDLEAARQQVEAALEQSPRVAYETGQIYATPRVAQLINKAGEEAARLKDEFIGTEHLFIAMTAEEKGEASAILHRLGIDQERVYAALQKLRGSHRVTDSRAESKYRSLEKYGRDLTELARQGKLDPVIGREEEIKRIMQILTRRTKNNPVVIGDAGVGKTALAEGLAEKIAADDVPDSLKGRKVVALDMGALVAGSKFRGEFEERLKAVMDEVRQSRGEVILFIDEIHTVVGAGAAEGAIDASNMLKPALARGELQCIGATTLDEYRKFIEKDKALERRLQPVFVSEPSIEATVEMLRGLRPRYEAHHKIKISDGALEAAARLSQRYISDRFLPDKAIDLIDEASSKIRIDAESAPTEVKSLEQHVKQLLNEEEAASQRQDYEQAARLKAERLRQEDQYNRAKNSWLQKERIDEVVDEEDIAQLISKWTGIPVSQMLEGETEKLLHMEERIHDRLVNQEEAVNAVSEAIRRSRAGLKDPKRPIGSFMFLGPTGVGKTELARTLAWFLFDDEGAMVRLDMSEYQEKHTVSRLIGAPPGYIGYEEGGQLTEAVRRRPYRVILLDEIEKAHPEVFNILLQVLDDGRLTDGHGRTVDFKNSVIIMTSNTGVESIRQYTDLGFGTQKGDGENGLQSYQRMKAKVMEAVKKTFRPEFINRIDEIIVFHELTEEQLKDIVELLIKDLQQRLTERRLTIDLTKAAKSWLVNKGYDPTYGARPLRRAIERYVENPLSSKLLEGEFSEGDKIVVGLSDDKLTFSAGKAAKAGARTGNA, from the coding sequence ATGAGGCAGGAAAAATTTACCGAACAGGCACAGGAGGCACTGGCCTTATCACAGGAGATAGTCCGTCAGTACCACCATAGCCAGTGGGACGTTGAGCATATCCTGCTGGCCCTGCTCCGGCAGGAGGCGGGTTTGGTCGGTGAGATACTTACGGACCTGGGGGTGGACCTTGAGGCAGCCAGACAGCAGGTAGAAGCGGCACTGGAGCAGTCTCCCCGGGTTGCTTATGAAACGGGACAAATATATGCCACACCGCGGGTTGCCCAACTGATAAACAAGGCCGGTGAGGAAGCGGCCAGGCTCAAGGACGAATTTATCGGAACCGAACACCTTTTTATTGCCATGACTGCGGAGGAGAAGGGCGAAGCGTCGGCAATCCTGCATCGGCTGGGTATCGACCAGGAGAGGGTCTATGCTGCTCTCCAGAAGCTCCGTGGCAGTCATCGGGTTACCGATAGCCGGGCCGAGAGTAAATACCGTTCCCTGGAAAAGTACGGTCGCGATTTGACCGAGCTTGCCCGACAGGGTAAGCTTGACCCGGTCATCGGCCGCGAAGAGGAAATCAAGCGAATAATGCAGATACTTACCCGCCGCACCAAGAATAACCCGGTGGTTATCGGCGATGCCGGAGTGGGCAAGACAGCCCTCGCCGAGGGACTGGCGGAAAAGATCGCCGCCGACGATGTTCCTGACTCTCTCAAAGGACGTAAGGTGGTAGCCCTTGACATGGGAGCGCTGGTAGCCGGCAGCAAGTTCCGTGGTGAATTCGAGGAGCGGCTAAAGGCAGTAATGGACGAGGTCCGTCAGTCACGGGGTGAGGTAATACTGTTCATCGATGAAATCCATACCGTGGTTGGGGCAGGAGCAGCCGAGGGAGCTATTGACGCCAGCAACATGCTCAAACCGGCTCTGGCGCGCGGGGAGCTTCAGTGTATCGGCGCAACCACCCTCGATGAATACCGCAAGTTCATCGAGAAGGACAAGGCCCTGGAACGGCGCCTGCAGCCGGTATTCGTCAGCGAGCCGAGCATCGAGGCAACCGTTGAAATGCTGCGCGGACTCCGTCCCCGCTATGAGGCACACCACAAGATCAAGATCAGCGACGGAGCCCTGGAGGCAGCCGCCCGGTTGAGTCAGCGCTACATCTCCGACCGTTTTCTGCCGGACAAGGCAATCGACCTTATCGATGAGGCCTCAAGCAAGATACGTATCGACGCCGAGAGCGCCCCCACGGAGGTAAAGTCGCTGGAGCAGCATGTAAAACAGCTACTCAACGAAGAAGAGGCCGCCTCACAACGGCAGGACTATGAGCAGGCTGCCCGACTTAAGGCGGAGAGGCTGCGACAGGAGGACCAGTACAACCGTGCCAAGAATAGCTGGCTGCAAAAGGAAAGGATCGACGAGGTAGTTGACGAAGAGGATATCGCCCAGCTCATCTCGAAATGGACCGGAATCCCGGTCTCCCAGATGCTGGAGGGTGAAACGGAGAAGCTGCTCCACATGGAGGAGCGGATTCACGACAGACTGGTCAACCAGGAAGAGGCGGTAAATGCTGTCTCCGAGGCCATCCGCAGGAGCCGCGCCGGACTGAAAGACCCCAAACGGCCCATTGGCAGCTTTATGTTTCTCGGTCCCACCGGCGTCGGTAAGACCGAACTGGCCCGTACCCTGGCCTGGTTCCTGTTTGATGACGAAGGCGCCATGGTGCGCCTGGATATGTCCGAATACCAGGAGAAGCACACCGTATCCCGTCTCATCGGAGCACCGCCGGGTTACATCGGGTACGAAGAAGGCGGACAGCTCACCGAAGCTGTCCGGCGGCGTCCCTACCGGGTAATTCTGCTCGACGAAATAGAAAAGGCGCACCCGGAGGTATTCAACATACTGCTCCAGGTCCTTGACGACGGACGGCTGACCGACGGTCATGGACGGACCGTCGATTTTAAAAACAGCGTCATTATTATGACCAGCAACACCGGCGTCGAGTCAATTAGACAGTATACGGATCTCGGCTTCGGTACGCAAAAGGGCGATGGAGAAAACGGGCTGCAGAGTTATCAGCGTATGAAGGCAAAGGTGATGGAAGCGGTGAAGAAGACCTTCCGCCCCGAATTCATCAACCGGATCGATGAGATTATCGTCTTCCACGAGCTAACCGAGGAGCAGCTCAAGGATATCGTTGAGCTGCTGATCAAAGACCTGCAGCAACGGCTCACTGAGCGCAGACTGACGATAGATCTGACCAAAGCCGCCAAATCATGGCTGGTCAATAAGGGCTACGACCCGACCTACGGGGCAAGACCGCTCAGGCGGGCTATAGAACGTTATGTAGAGAACCCGCTGTCGAGTAAGCTACTCGAGGGAGAGTTTAGCGAGGGCGATAAGATTGTCGTTGGCTTAAGCGACGATAAACTGACCTTCTCCGCCGGCAAGGCGGCGAAAGCAGGGGCACGAACAGGAAATGCTTAA
- a CDS encoding VTT domain-containing protein: MTVATSAGVKKGSNRKKYIAGICFVAGIVIACVLLVYHWEYVLRFQKYGYLGLFLMSLVSGFSIPLPVPYMVFTFTLGGVLHPALVGIATGAGLGAGGTLLYLTGRGGRRFLPHFEISDPADEAYSSRWSRFLRRIKMHRIMHFAHRRGTLAVFVLSVLPNPFFTPMAISMGTMRFRLAKFSFACWAGQTVKAIGIAYCGYLGLGSFLRWMGLFNMPSIPGVS, encoded by the coding sequence ATGACGGTAGCGACTAGCGCAGGGGTGAAGAAGGGCTCGAACCGCAAGAAATACATTGCCGGTATCTGTTTTGTCGCCGGAATTGTGATTGCCTGTGTTCTTCTTGTCTATCACTGGGAGTACGTGCTCCGCTTTCAGAAGTATGGCTATCTAGGCCTTTTTCTTATGTCACTGGTCAGCGGCTTCAGTATCCCGCTGCCGGTCCCTTATATGGTATTCACCTTTACTCTCGGCGGCGTATTGCATCCAGCGCTGGTGGGAATAGCCACCGGGGCGGGACTCGGTGCCGGTGGTACCCTCCTCTATCTGACCGGCCGCGGCGGGCGTCGCTTCCTCCCCCACTTTGAGATCTCGGACCCGGCCGATGAAGCATACTCCTCACGCTGGTCACGATTCTTGAGGCGAATAAAAATGCACAGGATTATGCACTTCGCCCACCGGAGGGGCACCCTGGCCGTGTTTGTACTATCCGTGCTGCCCAACCCCTTTTTCACACCGATGGCAATCAGTATGGGGACAATGCGCTTCAGATTGGCAAAGTTTTCCTTTGCCTGCTGGGCCGGACAGACGGTCAAAGCTATTGGTATTGCCTACTGCGGCTATCTGGGCCTGGGCTCTTTTCTGCGCTGGATGGGCCTGTTTAACATGCCCAGTATACCCGGCGTATCTTAA
- a CDS encoding class I SAM-dependent methyltransferase produces MERVATDWDRYHKRVRVSQRFLWTVWRAYASLLSGFSFSKPIKIIELGCGTGYHTLQMTRLYQVDKVTLVDANASVISDTERRMSSLKCEKEFLLRDLFSLDLEERYDIVHSQGLLEHYTPEEQRQLIRLHRDLLAPGGIALILVPTTSLTYRFWRGLLERLNQWIYSDEVALSRAEFVRQLEDSGLEILKIQGCHLTEVGAVCRRRDGVK; encoded by the coding sequence ATGGAAAGAGTTGCCACCGACTGGGACAGGTATCACAAGCGCGTCCGTGTCAGCCAGAGGTTCTTATGGACAGTATGGAGGGCTTACGCCAGTCTGCTCAGCGGATTCAGCTTCAGCAAACCGATTAAGATAATCGAGCTGGGCTGCGGCACCGGCTATCATACGCTGCAGATGACCAGGCTGTACCAGGTGGACAAGGTAACCCTGGTCGATGCCAACGCCAGCGTTATCAGCGATACGGAAAGAAGAATGTCCTCGCTGAAATGCGAGAAGGAGTTTCTGCTCAGGGACCTGTTCAGTCTCGATCTGGAGGAGAGGTATGATATCGTTCATTCTCAGGGGCTTCTCGAACACTACACTCCCGAGGAGCAACGGCAGTTGATTCGCCTGCACCGCGACCTGCTGGCCCCGGGCGGGATTGCGTTAATTCTGGTACCAACCACCAGTCTAACCTACCGATTCTGGAGAGGTCTTCTGGAGAGGCTGAACCAGTGGATATATAGTGACGAGGTCGCCCTCTCCAGAGCAGAGTTCGTCCGGCAACTGGAAGACAGCGGCCTGGAAATACTGAAGATCCAGGGGTGTCACCTGACAGAAGTGGGCGCCGTCTGCCGCAGACGTGACGGAGTAAAGTAA